TCATAGCCATCACTCACAGAATATGCTGTCATTATCTCATTCTTCAAGCCAGAGGACACATCCTTCAGCTCCAGATATTCTTTATGGGACCTGAGATCATATGCCTTGTCCAATGCTATCTTCATGAAGAAACCGAAGATGATGACAAGTAATGCGACAAGGATGATGAATTCCACAGAAGCCTGGCCATTTTTCCTCATTTTATCCCATGATTTGCATGCATATGCCATCAGCTGATTATGACATAAGACCCTCTTGACTCGATCGTGATGGTGTGAAGACCGGGAGTTGATGGAAGAGAACC
The Candidatus Woesearchaeota archaeon DNA segment above includes these coding regions:
- a CDS encoding pilus assembly protein encodes the protein MRKNGQASVEFIILVALLVIIFGFFMKIALDKAYDLRSHKEYLELKDVSSGLKNEIMTAYSVSDGYERQFKMPLVIGEYDYSISLTQGSLDASSGNHQYYLKIPPVTGQPQKGMNTIRKENGIIYLN